The Cetobacterium sp. 8H DNA window ATTAGGAGAGGGTGGAGTAAGTTTAAGCTCGGGACAAAAGCAAAGAATAGCAATAGCTAGATTATTTTTAAAGTCTCCAGATATAGTTTTGTTAGATGAGGGGACATCAGCACTAGATAATATTTTAGAAAGAAAAATAATGGATAATATAACAAATTATTTCAAAGATAAAATAATAATATCTATTGCACATAGATTAAATACATTGAAAAATTTTGATAAAATAGTTGTTTTAGGACAAGAGGGTGTGCTTGAAGTTGGTAATTTCAATGAACTTTTAGAGAAAAAAGGGCTATTTTTCAAAATGTATTCAGATAATGATAAAGTTTAGGGTGTAGAGGCGTTTAAAAATGCCTCTATATTTATTTGGAGGACATAGTGAGGACATAAAAATGTGTTATTCTAAAATGAGACGTCAAAATTATAAAAAAGTTGGGAGAGGTTATGAAAAAAGGGTTATTTTTGTTTTGTTTAATTGTTCAAACTGTATTTTCAAAGAGTGTTAGTTTAGACAATTTGATTGATGAGTTAAACAAAACATCTTATGAGAACGAAATCTATAAAGTTAAAGAAAAAAGAGATTTGGAAAGAGAGGAAGTGTATAAATTAGATAGTTTAAATGGTGTTAATGTAGAAGTAGAAAATGAGTACAGTGATGAAGATAACATATATAAAACTAAGGGGAGAGTAAAATATGCTGATTTCTATATAGATACAGAAAAGTGGAAAGATGATGATAGTAGTTATAGTTATGGGGTAGAGAAAAACATTAAAGATTTAATATTTTCAAAAAATGACAGTAACTTAGAAAAATTGAAATTGAGTAAAAAAGTTGAATTAATTGAATTTGAAAATAGTTTACAGCTTCAAAAGATAGAGTTAGTAAATTTATATAAAGATTATAAAGAAGTCCAATTAGAGATTAGTATAAGAGAAAATGCTCTGAAAATACTAAGTGGTGAAAAAAAGATTTTACAAAAATCTTATGAAATGGGAGCTACATCTAAAATAGATTTAGACTCTTTAGTATATAGTTATAAAAATATAGAACTAGAGATTGGAAATTTAAAAAAAGAAATTTTAAATATAAGAAAACAATTTTTTTATTCTTTTAAAATAGATTTAAAAGATAAAGAGTTAGAAGATTTAAATGCAAATATATTGAATTTAAGTAGATATATAGAAAAAATAGGAGAAAGAGATACTGAAAAAGTTAGATTAGAAAAAGAGATTATAGAAAAAAATGTTAAATATTTAGATTATAATAATAAGATGCCTGAATTATATTTAGGTGTTGAAAGAGCTGAGAAAACAGATGAAAATAGAGTCTATTTAAAAGTGAGTAAAGATATATTTTATAAGGATTTAGAGCTTATGGATGAAAAGAGTTCTTTAACTGAAAAAGAGATTAAATTGTCACAAAAAACTTTAGATGTAAAAAGTGAAAGACTAAGATATGAAAGAGATCTCTATTCATTGATTAAAGATTTAGAAGTTACTTCAAATGATAGAGCTTTAGAAGAGTCAAAATATAATATAAAAAAATTAGAAAATCAATTGGGAAAAATACGATATCTAGATGTGATGGAATCGTTTAATGACTATTTAGAACTGAAAATAAAAGAAGAAAAATCAAGAAATAATTTAAATGCGTTTGCTTATGAGCTTAAAATAAGGGGTGAAATAAAATAATAATGAAGAAAAAGGCTGTATTTTTATTGATATTATTTGGTGTTATGGGGTGTGGAAAAAAAAGTAAACAAAATGTAGAGGAAGTTGCTTATAAAATTGAAGTTGCTGGAAAGAGTTCGGCTTCTGGATATATAAACGTAGAGGGAAGTGTAGAAGCTAACGATACAAAAAAAGTTTTTGTGGATAAAAAATTAAAAGTAAAAGAGGTTTTTGTTCAAGAGGGAGATTACGTTGAAAAAGGTCAACTACTTATAACATTTGATGAAACAGAAAGAAATAATATTAAAAGAAATCTTGAAAAAGAAAGTCTTTCTCTCTCTAAGTTAAAAAGAGATTATGAGGTGGAGAAGGAGTTAAATAAAATAGGTGGAAGTTCAAATAACTATGTAAAAGATTTGCATGAACAAATAAAGACAAATGAACTTACAATTGAATCTTTAGAAGAGGATTTAGAAAAAACTGCTGAACAAATTTTAAGTCCAGTAAGTGGGACAATAACAACTCTTCTAGCCCAAGAAAACTATTCAGTAAACACAGACGAACCTCTATTAGAGTTAGCTGATCTATCGGATATGAAAATAATTTTAGAAGTTCCTGAATATGATGTAAAAAATATTAAAGAAAATCAATCTCTTATAATAAAGCCTGAAGTATTTGAAAAGAAAAAATCATATAATGGAAAAATAACAAAAATACCTAAAATTTCAAAAGTGTCAGAAAAAACTTCAGAAAATGTTCTAGAAGTTGAGGTGAAACCAGAAGAAGCAATTCCATATATAGTTCCAGGGTTTAAAGTTTCAGCTACAATATATTTAGAGGGGAATCAAAAAGGAATTGTAATTCCAAAAACAGCCCTAATATATAGAGATAGCAAATATATAGTATTTGTGACAAAAGAAAATAGTATTTTAGAGGAGAGAGAAGTAACATATAACGAGCTAAAAGGGGACCAAATTGAAATCACAAAAGGTATGGAGATAGGAGATACCTATGTAGTAAATCCATCATTAGATTTAAAGTCAGATGATAAGATAAAAGGTGAAAAAAATGATAGAGATTAAAAGTTTAAATAAATATTATAGAAATGGTGACTTAGAGCTACACGCTTTAAAAAATGTTGATGTTAGAATTTTAAAAGGTGAATTTGTAGCAATCATGGGAAGTAGTGGAAGTGGGAAGTCAACATTTATGAATGTTTTAGGGTGTTTAGATAAGAATTTTGACGGAGTTTATATCTTAGATAGCATAAATATAGAGAAAATAGTTGAAAAAAATATATCTAGAATTAGAAATGAAAAGATAGGATTTGTATTTCAAGCCTTTAATCTGTTACCAAGTTTAACAGCAATAGAAAACGTGGAACTACCATTGATATATTCTGGAATGGAAGTAAAGCAAAGAAGAGAAAAAGCAAAAAGTGTTTTAGAAAAAGTTGGCTTGGGAGATAGATTAAATCATAAACCAAATGAACTCTCAGGAGGACAAAAGCAAAGAGTAGCTATCGCAAGAGCTCTAGTCAATGACCCAGCAATAATATTAGCGGATGAGCCTACAGGGAATTTGGACAGCCATTCAGAAGAGGAGATTATGAAGCTTTTTATGGAGTTAAATAGTTCTGGAACAACAGTTGTAATAGTTAGTCATGAACCAGAGATTGCAAAATACTGTAAAAGAATAATAGTTTTTAAAGATGGCGAAGTAATAAGCGATGGTGGTTCAAATTGACATATTTAGATATATTAAAAGGTGCAGTTAAGAGTTTAAGAGGAAATAAGATTAGGTCTTTTCTAACGATGCTTGGAATAATAATAGGAATTTCGTCAGTTATAACAATGTCAGCTATAGGAAGAGGAGGACAAAGAAGTATAACGGGAAATTTGAAAGATGGTGGATACGGAAAGTTTACGGTTTCTGTAGATAAATCCGATGTTGATTTTAGATGGAAGAATACCATCGATAACTCTTTAATAAAAATGCTTGAAGAAACAGATGAATTTAAAGAGATAAGTCCAGAGATTACTTCTAGAATGACAATAAAAATTGGAAATAGGAGAGAATTTGTAACTTTAGAAATAACAAATCCATCATTTGAAAGAATACAACCGGTAAAAATTATTGCAGGAAGAGGGTTTGTTCCATTTGATTATGAGTCTGGAGAAAAAAATATAGTTATTGATAATATAACGGCTAAACAGATTTTTAAGACTTCTGAAAAAGCAATTGGTAAGAAGGTTGATTTAATAGAGGGATGGAAAGGAAAAAGTGAAGCGTATACAGTAGTCGGTGTTATGAAAAACCCAATAGAAGATCTAGCAAAACTTATGGGAAATAAGAGGATACCTAGATATATGAGAATACCTCTTTCGACATATGAAAAAATATATGATGCAAAAGGTACAGGGTATACAAAGTTAATTGTAGAATCTAAAGACCCAAATAAATTAGGTGAAGATATGCAAAAGATGAAGAAGCACCTAGATGAGATAACTGGAACAACAGAGTTATATGAAGTGAATATAAAAAATACAGGTGCAGATTCTTTTGATAAGATATTGACTACGCTGAATATATTTGTAACGTTTGTGGCAGGAATATCCCTGTTTGTTGGGGGTATTGGTGTTATGAATATAATGCTTGTAAGTGTTATTGAAAGAACGAAAGAGATTGGAATTAGAAAGGCTATTGGAGCAACTAATAAAGAAATTTTATTACAATTTTTGATGGAATCAATAATATTGACAGGAATTGGAGGAGCAATAGGGGTTATATTTGGAATTGTTTTAGGATATGTAGTTGGATATTTTGTAAATATAGTTCCAGTTTTCTCACTTTTATCAATAATTTCAGCTTTAGGTATATCTTCAATGATAGGAATTATATTTGGCGTTACCCCTGCAAAGAAAGCAGCGGAGTTAAATCCAATAGAAGCATTGAGGTCTGAATGAAAGTACACAAAAAAAGTGTTATTTTCTTGACAAAGTTTAGATATTGATATATTATTAAATATATAATATTTGATAATCAAACAAAAAAAGAGGAGAATACTATGATGAGAGCAAAAAAAGATTTTAATCCTGAAGAGATAATGAGTGAAATTAAAGAGTTCAAAGATAATTTTAAAAATGTAATATTGGGAACACTTTCATTAAATGATGAGATAAATGTAACTAATGCAGCATACTTAAGTTATAATGAAGAAAACTATATATTTGTGAGTGAAATTGGAGATCATTATCAAAATTTAATAAATAAAAACCAAACTTTTGAAGTTATGTTTATTGAAGATGAAAGTGAAGCTGCAAATCCTTTAGCAAGAAAAAGATTGAGATATAAAGCAAATTCAGAATTTTTAAAAAGAGATTATGAATTTGAAGTGATTCTAGATGAGTTTGAAAAGAAATTGGGGCCCGCAATAAAAGTTATACGTAAGATGGAGGATTTCCATCTTGTAAAATTAAATCTTTTGGAAGGAAGATTTGTTAAAGGTTTTGGTCAAGCATACCAAGTTAAAAACAATCAAATTTTCCAGATGACTGGAGATAAAAAGTAAAAATATTCATACTTCAAATTAAAAAACTATTTTATTTTAAAAGGAAAATTAAGATTAAAACAGAATAAGGAAATAGAAAAAATTTGAAGGAGGATTGTCAATGGGTAAATCTATCAAAGGAACTAAAACTGAACAAAATCTTTTAAAAGCTTTTGCAGGAGAGTCACAAGCTAGACAAAGATATACTATGTTTGCAGAAAAAGCTAGATCTGAAGGGTATGAGCAAATAGCTGCGTTATTTGAAGAAACTGCATTAAATGAGCAATATCATGCTAGAAGATTTTTTTCATATTTAGAAGGTGGACCTGTAGAGATAACAGCAACATATCCAGCTGGAATTGTAGGTACTACACTTGAGAATCTAAAGGAAGCTGCAGAAGGAGAATACGAAGAGTGGGCAGAGCTTTATCCAGGGTTTGCAGAGGTAGCTATGGAAGAAGGGTTCCCTCAAGTAGCAGCAGCGTTTAAAGTTATAACTGAAGTTGAAAAGAATCATGAAAAAAGATATAGAAGTTTAATTGAAAATGTAGCATCAAATCATGTATTTAAAAAAGATACACCAGTTAAATGGAAATGTAGAATTTGTGGATACATACATGAAGGGGAAGAAGCTCCTAAAGTATGTCCTTCTTGTTTAGAAAAACAAAGAGAGTTTGAAGTTTATTGTAAAAACTATTAAGAATAAAATCCTTGAGATAAAAAATAGAGAGGTTTAATTACCTCTCTATTTTTTATCTTTGTCAGAAAAATCATCATCAGAAGAATCTTTAATAGTTTTGCCTTCGCTAGACTCGTAATCAGAGTGTTTACTAATTCCGATTATTTGAGATGAGTATATACTTCTATGCCCTGAAAATAGATAAGCCGTAATACATGCAACAGCTATGTATAGTTGGACATCTACTCCAAACAGCTCAATCCCCATGATAATACAAGCAATTGGTGTGTTAGATGCTGCACCAAAGATTGCGACAAACCCCATTCCAGCCATTAGTGCTAGAGGTAATGGGATTAATACAGAAAGAAAACTCCCTAGAGTAGCTCCTATAAAGAATAAGCTTGTGACTTCTCCACCTTTGAATCCAGATCCTAAAGTGATGGCTGTAAAGAGAAGTTTCAAAAGAAAGACATACCAATTCATAGGAGTATAAAAAGATTGCTCAATAGTCTCTAAACCAAGTCCGTTATATCGGAAGGTTCCTAGAGAAAAAGTTAGAATAACAATCATTAGTCCACCAAAAAAAGAATAAAATGGTGGGAAAGATATCTTTTTAACTAAAAAATTTTTAACTTTTTCTACTGAAAAAGAGAAAGAAGCACCAGCTAATCCGAAAAATATTCCGGCAATGCTAGCATATAAAAGATTTGTTATTGTAGCTTCTGGGACTAAAGGAATTTTATACACAGAGTGATGTATTCCCCACCAATCTATAGTCACGTGGTTTGCAATAATAGCGGTAAGAAAAGCAGGAAAGAGAGCTTCGTAAGTCATTTTTCCAACTATAAAAACTTCTAAACCAAAAATAGCACCAGCTAAAGGAGTTCCGAATACAGATCCAAAACCAGCAGCCATACCAGAGATTAATAAAAGTTTTCTATCAAATTTATTCAAAGAAAAAATTTTAGTAAGTTGGTCAGCTATAGATGCTGCCATTTGAATTGCACTTCCTTCTCTTCCTGCAGAACCACCAAAAAGATGGGTGGTTATTGTTCCCAAAAAGACAAGTGGTGCCATCCTAAGTTTAATAATTTTTTTAGGGTCATGTATTTCAGCAAGAATAAGATTATTTCCACCAGAGACATCTTTACCATAATAGTGATATAGTAAACTTATAGCAAGACCGGCCAATGGTAAAAATAAAATAAGAATAGGGTTAGCTTCTCGAGTAGATGTAGCCCAGTCTAAAAAAATTAAGAAAATTGCAGAAGTACTACCTGAAAGTATCCCTATGATTGCACTGAAGAAAAACCATTTGACAATATAGGGAATTAAAACCAGTTGAATTTTTTTTTTCATGTTTTATTCACCTCAATTAAAAATCTACGAAATGAATATTAATTTTCTTTTTAATATATTATTAAATTTTTTCATATTGAGGTATAATCTAAATAAAAGGAGTTAGAGAATGAAAAAGATAATTTTATTTTTAATATGTATTCTTATTTTTTCATGTTCGTCAGCAAGTAATTTAAAGGAGGGAGATATGAAATTTAGTTCATGTCCAAATACACCAAATTGTGTAATTTCAGATATAGAGGATAAAGATCATTATATAGAACCATTGTCATTTAAAGAGCAGAGTTTAGAGAGTATCAATAAAAAATTAGTAGAAGTTTTAAAG harbors:
- a CDS encoding TolC family protein; amino-acid sequence: MKKGLFLFCLIVQTVFSKSVSLDNLIDELNKTSYENEIYKVKEKRDLEREEVYKLDSLNGVNVEVENEYSDEDNIYKTKGRVKYADFYIDTEKWKDDDSSYSYGVEKNIKDLIFSKNDSNLEKLKLSKKVELIEFENSLQLQKIELVNLYKDYKEVQLEISIRENALKILSGEKKILQKSYEMGATSKIDLDSLVYSYKNIELEIGNLKKEILNIRKQFFYSFKIDLKDKELEDLNANILNLSRYIEKIGERDTEKVRLEKEIIEKNVKYLDYNNKMPELYLGVERAEKTDENRVYLKVSKDIFYKDLELMDEKSSLTEKEIKLSQKTLDVKSERLRYERDLYSLIKDLEVTSNDRALEESKYNIKKLENQLGKIRYLDVMESFNDYLELKIKEEKSRNNLNAFAYELKIRGEIK
- a CDS encoding efflux RND transporter periplasmic adaptor subunit; this encodes MKKKAVFLLILFGVMGCGKKSKQNVEEVAYKIEVAGKSSASGYINVEGSVEANDTKKVFVDKKLKVKEVFVQEGDYVEKGQLLITFDETERNNIKRNLEKESLSLSKLKRDYEVEKELNKIGGSSNNYVKDLHEQIKTNELTIESLEEDLEKTAEQILSPVSGTITTLLAQENYSVNTDEPLLELADLSDMKIILEVPEYDVKNIKENQSLIIKPEVFEKKKSYNGKITKIPKISKVSEKTSENVLEVEVKPEEAIPYIVPGFKVSATIYLEGNQKGIVIPKTALIYRDSKYIVFVTKENSILEEREVTYNELKGDQIEITKGMEIGDTYVVNPSLDLKSDDKIKGEKNDRD
- a CDS encoding ABC transporter ATP-binding protein, coding for MIEIKSLNKYYRNGDLELHALKNVDVRILKGEFVAIMGSSGSGKSTFMNVLGCLDKNFDGVYILDSINIEKIVEKNISRIRNEKIGFVFQAFNLLPSLTAIENVELPLIYSGMEVKQRREKAKSVLEKVGLGDRLNHKPNELSGGQKQRVAIARALVNDPAIILADEPTGNLDSHSEEEIMKLFMELNSSGTTVVIVSHEPEIAKYCKRIIVFKDGEVISDGGSN
- a CDS encoding ABC transporter permease; its protein translation is MTYLDILKGAVKSLRGNKIRSFLTMLGIIIGISSVITMSAIGRGGQRSITGNLKDGGYGKFTVSVDKSDVDFRWKNTIDNSLIKMLEETDEFKEISPEITSRMTIKIGNRREFVTLEITNPSFERIQPVKIIAGRGFVPFDYESGEKNIVIDNITAKQIFKTSEKAIGKKVDLIEGWKGKSEAYTVVGVMKNPIEDLAKLMGNKRIPRYMRIPLSTYEKIYDAKGTGYTKLIVESKDPNKLGEDMQKMKKHLDEITGTTELYEVNIKNTGADSFDKILTTLNIFVTFVAGISLFVGGIGVMNIMLVSVIERTKEIGIRKAIGATNKEILLQFLMESIILTGIGGAIGVIFGIVLGYVVGYFVNIVPVFSLLSIISALGISSMIGIIFGVTPAKKAAELNPIEALRSE
- a CDS encoding pyridoxamine 5'-phosphate oxidase family protein, with protein sequence MMRAKKDFNPEEIMSEIKEFKDNFKNVILGTLSLNDEINVTNAAYLSYNEENYIFVSEIGDHYQNLINKNQTFEVMFIEDESEAANPLARKRLRYKANSEFLKRDYEFEVILDEFEKKLGPAIKVIRKMEDFHLVKLNLLEGRFVKGFGQAYQVKNNQIFQMTGDKK
- the rbr gene encoding rubrerythrin, which produces MGKSIKGTKTEQNLLKAFAGESQARQRYTMFAEKARSEGYEQIAALFEETALNEQYHARRFFSYLEGGPVEITATYPAGIVGTTLENLKEAAEGEYEEWAELYPGFAEVAMEEGFPQVAAAFKVITEVEKNHEKRYRSLIENVASNHVFKKDTPVKWKCRICGYIHEGEEAPKVCPSCLEKQREFEVYCKNY
- a CDS encoding voltage-gated chloride channel family protein; translation: MKKKIQLVLIPYIVKWFFFSAIIGILSGSTSAIFLIFLDWATSTREANPILILFLPLAGLAISLLYHYYGKDVSGGNNLILAEIHDPKKIIKLRMAPLVFLGTITTHLFGGSAGREGSAIQMAASIADQLTKIFSLNKFDRKLLLISGMAAGFGSVFGTPLAGAIFGLEVFIVGKMTYEALFPAFLTAIIANHVTIDWWGIHHSVYKIPLVPEATITNLLYASIAGIFFGLAGASFSFSVEKVKNFLVKKISFPPFYSFFGGLMIVILTFSLGTFRYNGLGLETIEQSFYTPMNWYVFLLKLLFTAITLGSGFKGGEVTSLFFIGATLGSFLSVLIPLPLALMAGMGFVAIFGAASNTPIACIIMGIELFGVDVQLYIAVACITAYLFSGHRSIYSSQIIGISKHSDYESSEGKTIKDSSDDDFSDKDKK
- a CDS encoding DUF1499 domain-containing protein, whose protein sequence is MKKIILFLICILIFSCSSASNLKEGDMKFSSCPNTPNCVISDIEDKDHYIEPLSFKEQSLESINKKLVEVLKGLGGEVVENKGDYVKANFKSKFFKFEDIAEFNIDLSNKKIYVRSAAQTGWYDFGVNRKRMEKIREKL